The following coding sequences lie in one Clostridia bacterium genomic window:
- a CDS encoding aspartate 1-decarboxylase — protein MLRSMCKGKIHRATVTEADLNYIGSITIDLDLMEAADILPYEMVQITNLSTGALWRTYAIAGDRGSGAICLNGPPARLFHPGDKVIIISYGFFDEQDLAKLRPKIVFVDEHNRITEVRTDERPFELSPLA, from the coding sequence ATGTTGCGCTCCATGTGCAAGGGAAAGATCCATCGGGCCACCGTCACGGAGGCGGACCTGAACTACATCGGCAGCATCACCATCGACCTGGACCTGATGGAAGCCGCCGACATCCTGCCCTACGAGATGGTGCAGATCACGAACCTCTCCACCGGCGCGCTCTGGCGCACCTACGCGATCGCCGGGGACCGCGGCTCGGGCGCGATCTGCCTCAACGGCCCGCCAGCCCGGCTGTTCCACCCGGGGGACAAGGTCATCATCATCTCCTACGGGTTCTTCGACGAGCAAGATTTGGCCAAGCTCCGGCCCAAGATCGTGTTCGTCGACGAGCACAACCGGATCACGGAAGTCCGCACGGACGAGCGGCCGTTCGAACTGAGCCCGCTCGCGTGA